A window from Hypomesus transpacificus isolate Combined female chromosome 26, fHypTra1, whole genome shotgun sequence encodes these proteins:
- the LOC124487556 gene encoding uncharacterized protein LOC124487556 isoform X5, translating into MAIFIKTSPRCIALKKQKICRFSNKLQMCKFNLVIREVLQYKPTVIVPLHCPTCNGKSCKGILLPQVMQVDSGIFENSGVLFQAAKRQLTKTGVRPVVLGRCDLIRWQAG; encoded by the exons ATGGCAATCTTCATCAAGACTAGCCCCAGGTGTATTGCCctaaaaaaacaaaagattTGTAGATTTTCAAACAAACTACAAATGTGCAAATTTAATTTAGTAATAAGAGAAGTGTTGCAGTACAAACCTACAGTTATTGTGCCACTGCATTGTCCCACATGCAACGGCAAGAGCTGCAAGGGCATTTTACTACCACAGGTGATGCAGGTTGACAGTGGCATCTTTGAAAACTCAG GTGTTCTGTTTCAAGCAGCAAAGCGGCAGCTGACAAAGACTGGGGTAAGACCTGTGGTCTTGGGCAGATGTGACTTGATTC
- the LOC124487556 gene encoding uncharacterized protein LOC124487556 isoform X2: MAIFIKTSPRCIALKKQKICRFSNKLQMCKFNLVIREVLQYKPTVIVPLHCPTCNGKSCKGILLPQVMQVDSGIFENSGVLFQAAKRQLTKTGVRPVVLGRCDLIHDGHGYWVTPLLDGKAVQMQVDTGAAVSLVSEVVYKEKQHHLTPQPTKITLKTYTGETVPVRGIVTVTVKLNIQKVKLPLYIVKGSQPALLGRTWLENIKLNWQEIHMVAKVEDINLQGILRKHAEVFKAEL; encoded by the exons ATGGCAATCTTCATCAAGACTAGCCCCAGGTGTATTGCCctaaaaaaacaaaagattTGTAGATTTTCAAACAAACTACAAATGTGCAAATTTAATTTAGTAATAAGAGAAGTGTTGCAGTACAAACCTACAGTTATTGTGCCACTGCATTGTCCCACATGCAACGGCAAGAGCTGCAAGGGCATTTTACTACCACAGGTGATGCAGGTTGACAGTGGCATCTTTGAAAACTCAG GTGTTCTGTTTCAAGCAGCAAAGCGGCAGCTGACAAAGACTGGGGTAAGACCTGTGGTCTTGGGCAGATGTGACTTGATTC ATGATGGGCATGGATACTGGGTTACACCGCTACTGGACGGAAAAGCAGTACAGATGCAAGTGGACACAGGAGCAGCTGTATCCTTGGTGTCTGAGGTTGTATACAAAGAGAAACAACATCACCTCACGCCACAGCCAACGAAGATCACCCTGAAAACGTACACTGGTGAGACTGTACCAGTGAGAGGAATCGTGACTGTCACAGTGAAGCTCAACATACAGAAGGTAAAGCTACCACTCTACATTGTGAAGGGCAGTCAACCAGCTTTGCTAGGACGCACGTGGCTGGAAAATATCAAATTAAACTGGCAGGAAATTCATATGGTTGCAAAAGTTGAGGACATAAACCTACAAGGAATATTGAGAAAACATGCTGAAGTGTTCAAAGCAGAACTTTGA